One genomic segment of Rivularia sp. PCC 7116 includes these proteins:
- a CDS encoding phosphoserine transaminase, with protein sequence MQTQQKSAQKPSIRPQNPNFSSGPCSKRPGWSLEALSDATVGRSHRSKLGKARLAEAIELSKEILQIPSDYRLGIVPASDTGAVEMAMWTMLGERGVDVVAWESFGKGWVTDAVKQLKLKDINTYEADYGQIPDLSVVDTDRDVVFTWNGTTSGVKVPNGDWIKDNRQGLTICDATSAAFAMEIPWQKIDVLTYSWQKVMGGEAAHGVIVLSPRAVARLESYTPDRPLPKIFRLTKGGKLIEGIFEGSTINTPSMLCVEDAIDGLKWAKSIGGLSKLIERSNNNLQVLEDWVAKSDWIDFLVEDKSLRSNTSICLKIVDKWYKSLSKDEQARLAKELVSLMAKEEVAYDIGSYRDAPPGLRIWGGATVESKDMEALTHWLDWGFSQIKQQAS encoded by the coding sequence ATGCAAACACAACAAAAATCGGCGCAAAAGCCAAGCATTCGTCCCCAAAATCCTAATTTCTCTTCAGGTCCCTGTTCTAAACGTCCTGGTTGGTCTTTAGAAGCGTTAAGTGATGCAACTGTCGGACGCTCTCACCGCTCTAAATTAGGTAAGGCAAGGTTAGCGGAAGCTATCGAGTTATCTAAGGAAATCCTGCAAATTCCCAGCGATTATCGATTGGGCATTGTCCCCGCATCGGACACCGGCGCGGTGGAAATGGCGATGTGGACTATGTTAGGAGAACGTGGTGTTGATGTTGTAGCTTGGGAAAGTTTTGGTAAAGGCTGGGTGACTGATGCGGTTAAACAGTTGAAGCTCAAAGATATCAATACTTATGAAGCCGATTACGGGCAAATTCCCGACCTCTCGGTAGTTGACACTGATAGAGATGTGGTGTTCACCTGGAACGGTACGACTTCTGGGGTTAAAGTTCCTAACGGTGATTGGATAAAAGACAATCGTCAGGGATTAACAATTTGCGATGCCACTTCCGCCGCTTTTGCGATGGAAATTCCTTGGCAAAAAATTGATGTTTTGACTTATTCCTGGCAGAAAGTGATGGGTGGGGAAGCAGCCCACGGTGTAATTGTTTTATCGCCTAGAGCGGTTGCAAGATTAGAAAGTTATACTCCTGATAGACCTTTGCCAAAGATTTTCCGGTTAACAAAAGGCGGTAAACTGATCGAGGGAATCTTTGAAGGTTCGACAATTAATACACCATCAATGCTGTGTGTAGAAGATGCAATTGACGGTTTAAAATGGGCGAAATCAATCGGCGGTTTATCAAAGTTGATTGAGCGTTCTAATAATAATTTACAAGTTTTAGAAGATTGGGTTGCTAAATCTGACTGGATTGATTTTCTGGTAGAAGATAAATCGCTTCGTTCCAACACTTCTATTTGTTTAAAGATTGTCGATAAATGGTATAAATCTTTATCTAAAGACGAACAAGCACGATTAGCCAAAGAGTTAGTATCTTTGATGGCTAAAGAAGAAGTTGCTTATGATATAGGCTCCTACCGCGATGCACCTCCAGGATTGCGGATTTGGGGTGGTGCGACAGTGGAATCAAAAGACATGGAAGCTTTAACCCATTGGTTAGATTGGGGTTTTAGCCAGATCAAGCAGCAGGCAAGCTAG
- a CDS encoding phycobilisome rod-core linker polypeptide encodes MAIPLLNYAPSSQNQRVAGFEKPGEEQPRIYSAEFMNGSKEINELIWAAYYQIFHEQQMLASNRQLVLESKLLARQMTVRDFIRGLLLSDSFRRLNYECNNNYRFVELCIQRVLGRKVYSEREKLAWSIVLATKGLEGFVDDLLNSQEYLDNFGEYVVPYQRRRILPQRSRGELPFARMARYGTDYRDKLPSPLPVRKPFNFRKLMAGSNGPVISWLFGTLIVLIVYFYVSTYLGILPTLGGY; translated from the coding sequence GTGGCGATTCCTCTATTAAATTACGCTCCATCAAGTCAAAATCAACGTGTCGCTGGATTTGAAAAACCGGGGGAAGAACAACCCAGAATTTATTCTGCCGAGTTTATGAATGGCTCGAAGGAAATAAATGAGTTGATATGGGCTGCTTATTATCAAATATTCCACGAACAACAGATGTTGGCTAGCAACCGACAATTAGTTTTGGAATCCAAGTTACTAGCGCGACAGATGACAGTCCGCGACTTTATTCGGGGACTGCTTCTTTCCGATTCATTTCGACGACTAAATTACGAGTGCAACAACAACTATCGCTTTGTAGAGTTATGCATTCAGCGGGTATTGGGACGTAAAGTTTATAGCGAACGAGAAAAATTAGCTTGGTCTATTGTACTTGCAACAAAAGGCTTAGAAGGTTTTGTCGATGACTTGCTTAACAGCCAAGAATATCTAGATAACTTTGGTGAGTATGTTGTACCGTACCAGCGACGACGGATTTTACCGCAGCGCAGTCGAGGTGAGTTGCCTTTTGCTCGCATGGCTCGTTATGGTACGGATTATCGCGATAAGCTACCTAGTCCATTACCGGTACGTAAGCCTTTCAATTTCAGAAAATTAATGGCTGGTTCTAACGGACCGGTAATATCCTGGTTATTTGGAACTCTGATTGTATTGATTGTATATTTTTACGTATCAACCTATCTGGGAATTTTGCCAACATTAGGCGGATACTAG
- a CDS encoding N-acetylglucosamine kinase — MPYVLGIDGGGSKTVCVLMNDKREIFGRGESGSSNYQSVGIEAAKFSIESAINTALTQKYNIKIDAICLGLAGVGRTQDIEVVKNIVQEIPATRNIKPQNIIISHDALIALVGGIGKDTGIVVAAGTGAIVFGKNHRGETKRVGGWGYILGDEGGAYQIAIAGMNAALKSYDGREISTSLLEDFTNHFGLSNIEELIEVVYRRGLTVKEIAALAPIVDNAAFEGDPVANQIIDNAVSELVKATVTVIDGIFVGREDFEIVTTGSVWKGKSQIWERFVSCIGQDFVDVKVIFPKFEAAYGAGLLGLRCLG, encoded by the coding sequence ATGCCTTATGTTTTAGGAATTGATGGTGGCGGAAGTAAAACAGTTTGCGTTTTAATGAATGATAAACGCGAAATTTTTGGACGTGGTGAATCTGGTTCATCAAATTATCAAAGCGTAGGAATTGAAGCTGCAAAATTTTCTATAGAATCTGCTATTAATACAGCACTTACACAAAAATATAATATTAAAATTGATGCGATTTGTTTGGGTTTAGCTGGTGTTGGAAGAACACAAGATATAGAAGTTGTCAAAAATATAGTTCAAGAAATACCTGCCACTAGAAATATTAAACCGCAAAATATAATTATTTCTCACGATGCATTAATTGCTTTGGTTGGTGGAATTGGTAAGGATACGGGAATTGTTGTTGCTGCGGGTACTGGTGCGATAGTTTTCGGTAAAAATCATCGAGGAGAAACTAAAAGAGTCGGTGGTTGGGGATATATTTTAGGTGATGAAGGTGGCGCTTATCAAATTGCGATCGCGGGAATGAATGCTGCTTTAAAATCTTATGATGGGAGAGAAATTTCTACAAGTTTGCTGGAAGATTTCACAAATCATTTTGGTTTGAGCAATATTGAAGAGTTAATCGAAGTAGTTTATCGCAGGGGCTTAACGGTAAAAGAAATTGCTGCTTTAGCTCCAATTGTTGATAATGCTGCTTTTGAAGGCGATCCAGTTGCGAATCAAATTATTGATAATGCTGTAAGTGAGTTGGTGAAAGCGACTGTTACTGTAATTGATGGGATTTTTGTTGGGAGAGAGGATTTTGAGATTGTGACTACGGGAAGTGTTTGGAAGGGTAAATCTCAGATTTGGGAGAGGTTTGTTAGTTGTATTGGGCAAGATTTTGTTGACGTGAAAGTGATTTTTCCAAAGTTTGAAGCTGCTTATGGTGCTGGTTTGTTGGGGTTGAGGTGTTTGGGATGA